A stretch of the Buchananella sp. 14KM1171 genome encodes the following:
- a CDS encoding flavodoxin domain-containing protein: MRILIAVASKHGSTSGVGDEIARVLGECGHEIVRTQPELVDSLNGFDAIVLGSAVYMTHWMDTARDFVKRFSADLRRLPVFTFSVGMSGMVNGQAADPSRVGPVLLSLEPIDNITFSGRIDSSLLSLRERSIARLGGAIEGDYRDWELVRQWAHKIDAELREHLIEPGQQS; this comes from the coding sequence ATGCGGATTCTGATTGCAGTTGCGTCCAAGCACGGTTCCACCAGCGGCGTTGGGGATGAGATCGCCCGAGTGCTGGGGGAGTGCGGTCACGAGATCGTCCGCACGCAGCCGGAGCTGGTGGACAGCCTGAACGGTTTTGACGCCATCGTGCTGGGCTCTGCGGTCTACATGACCCACTGGATGGACACGGCCCGCGACTTCGTCAAGCGTTTCTCCGCAGACCTGCGCCGCCTGCCGGTCTTCACGTTCTCCGTGGGCATGAGCGGCATGGTCAACGGGCAGGCGGCCGACCCCTCCCGCGTCGGGCCCGTGCTGCTTTCCCTGGAGCCCATCGACAACATCACCTTCTCCGGCCGGATCGACTCCAGCCTCCTGTCCCTGCGCGAGCGCTCCATTGCTCGCCTGGGTGGCGCCATCGAGGGCGACTACCGCGACTGGGAGCTGGTGCGCCAGTGGGCGCACAAGATCGACGCGGAACTGCGCGAGCACCTGATCGAGCCCGGCCAGCAGAGCTAG
- the argC gene encoding N-acetyl-gamma-glutamyl-phosphate reductase, producing the protein MLEVAVVGATGYAGGEVLRLLTAHPGVRVRTVTAGASAGSTLGEHHPHLHSLAHLVVSPSTVENLLGHDVVFFALPHGASGELTAQLEAAGFDGVAIDCGADHRLTSAAAWEQWYGGTYPGAWTYGMPELLHAGEATAKEQRAALRATKRVAVPGCNVTAITLAFQPLLDLIDPAALTAVLAVGYSGAGKALKPHLTAAEALGQLAPYAVGGAHRHVPEIEQNLAVAGAKRPRISFTPVLAPVSRGILATCTAPTTASAEQLHAAASAAYASEELITVLPPGQWPSTAPVVGTGRAVIGVGLDERAGRAVAICAIDNLGKGTASAAIQCMNLTTGQSESTGVPLIGVAP; encoded by the coding sequence ATGCTTGAGGTCGCCGTTGTAGGGGCCACCGGGTACGCCGGTGGCGAGGTGTTGCGTCTGCTCACGGCCCACCCCGGGGTGCGGGTGCGAACCGTGACCGCCGGCGCCTCCGCCGGCAGCACTCTGGGTGAGCACCACCCGCACCTGCACTCGCTGGCCCACCTGGTGGTGTCCCCCTCCACCGTGGAGAACCTGCTGGGGCACGACGTCGTCTTCTTCGCCCTGCCCCACGGCGCCTCCGGCGAGCTCACCGCCCAGCTCGAGGCCGCCGGCTTTGACGGCGTGGCCATCGACTGCGGCGCAGACCACCGCCTGACCAGCGCCGCCGCGTGGGAGCAGTGGTACGGCGGGACGTACCCGGGCGCCTGGACCTACGGGATGCCGGAGCTGCTGCACGCCGGAGAGGCCACCGCCAAGGAGCAGCGCGCCGCCCTGCGCGCCACCAAGCGCGTGGCGGTGCCCGGCTGCAACGTCACCGCGATCACCCTGGCCTTCCAGCCGCTGCTGGACCTGATCGACCCCGCCGCCCTCACCGCAGTGCTGGCCGTGGGCTACTCCGGCGCCGGCAAGGCGCTCAAACCCCACCTCACGGCCGCAGAAGCCCTGGGCCAGCTGGCCCCCTACGCGGTGGGCGGCGCGCACCGGCACGTGCCGGAGATCGAGCAGAACCTGGCGGTGGCCGGGGCCAAGCGCCCCCGCATCAGCTTCACGCCCGTGCTGGCTCCGGTCAGTCGCGGCATCCTGGCCACCTGCACGGCCCCCACCACTGCCTCCGCCGAACAACTGCACGCTGCGGCCAGCGCCGCCTACGCCAGCGAGGAGCTCATCACCGTGCTGCCCCCGGGCCAGTGGCCCTCCACGGCGCCGGTGGTGGGCACGGGCCGCGCCGTGATCGGCGTGGGCCTGGACGAGCGCGCCGGGCGCGCGGTGGCGATCTGCGCCATCGACAACCTGGGCAAGGGCACGGCCAGCGCGGCCATCCAGTGCATGAACCTGACCACCGGCCAGAGCGAGAGCACTGGCGTCCCCCTGATTGGAGTAGCCCCGTGA
- the argJ gene encoding bifunctional glutamate N-acetyltransferase/amino-acid acetyltransferase ArgJ has product MSVTFPAGFQAAGVTAGLRASGKPDLALVVNTGPLAAAAAVTTANRVHAAAVDLTRANVADGAARAVVINSGNANACTGPQGARDAADFAATTARALGLPAGEVLVGQTGVIGHLVDMPKLLAGVEVAVAQLSEQGGPAAAQAILTTDTVDKQVELTAPAGWRVGGMAKGAGMLAPALATMLCVITTDAACEPADLDAALKSAVARTFNRLDSDGCMSTNDTVFALASGACGLTASREELTEVLTEACRRLALGLLADAEGANHDVAVTVRGASSVAAAEAVGRAVTRSNLVKTAIFGNDPNWGRIVAQVGTVPAQVAPFDPADLEVIINGKTVCEGGLPACDPSEVDMSPRQCEIVIDLHAGKEEATVWTNDLTHAYVHINSAYTT; this is encoded by the coding sequence GTGAGCGTGACATTCCCCGCCGGCTTCCAGGCCGCCGGCGTCACCGCCGGCCTGCGTGCCTCCGGCAAGCCCGACCTGGCCCTGGTGGTAAACACCGGTCCGCTGGCCGCCGCCGCCGCAGTGACCACCGCCAACCGGGTGCACGCCGCCGCAGTTGACCTCACCCGCGCCAACGTGGCCGACGGCGCCGCCCGCGCGGTGGTCATCAACTCCGGCAACGCCAACGCCTGCACCGGCCCGCAGGGCGCCAGGGACGCCGCCGACTTCGCCGCCACCACGGCCCGCGCCCTGGGCCTGCCCGCCGGCGAGGTGCTGGTGGGCCAGACCGGCGTGATCGGCCACCTGGTGGACATGCCCAAGCTGCTCGCGGGCGTCGAGGTGGCGGTAGCCCAGCTCTCGGAGCAGGGCGGTCCGGCCGCCGCCCAGGCGATCCTGACCACGGACACCGTGGACAAGCAGGTGGAGCTGACCGCGCCCGCCGGCTGGAGGGTGGGGGGCATGGCCAAGGGGGCCGGCATGCTGGCCCCGGCCCTGGCCACCATGCTGTGCGTCATCACCACGGACGCGGCCTGCGAGCCGGCGGACCTGGACGCGGCGCTGAAGAGCGCCGTAGCGCGCACGTTCAACCGCCTGGACTCCGACGGCTGCATGTCCACTAACGACACCGTCTTCGCCCTGGCCTCCGGCGCCTGCGGGCTTACCGCCTCCCGCGAGGAGCTCACCGAGGTCCTCACCGAGGCCTGCCGGCGCCTGGCGCTGGGCCTGCTGGCCGACGCGGAGGGCGCCAACCACGACGTGGCCGTGACCGTGCGCGGCGCCAGCAGCGTGGCGGCGGCCGAGGCGGTGGGCCGCGCGGTGACCCGCTCGAACCTGGTCAAGACCGCCATCTTCGGCAACGACCCGAACTGGGGCCGCATTGTGGCGCAGGTGGGCACCGTGCCGGCGCAGGTGGCCCCCTTCGACCCGGCCGACCTCGAGGTGATCATCAACGGCAAGACCGTTTGCGAGGGCGGGCTGCCCGCCTGCGACCCCAGCGAGGTGGACATGTCCCCGCGCCAATGCGAAATCGTCATCGACCTGCACGCCGGGAAGGAGGAGGCGACCGTGTGGACCAACGACCTAACCCACGCCTACGTCCACATCAACAGCGCCTACACGACATGA
- the argB gene encoding acetylglutamate kinase, with amino-acid sequence MNNLDNLSLTPAQKASVLLEAMPWLERFTGAVVVIKFGGNAMVDEDLERAFARDVVFLRQMGLRPVVVHGGGPQINAMLQRLGLEAEFRGGLRVTTPEVMDVVRMVLTGQVQRRLVSLLNEHLPVAVGISGEDGGLLRARQRMAEVDGESVDVGLVGDVVEVNPAAVLELLEAGRIPVISSIAPLSTDPTTVLNVNADTAAASLAVALKARKLLMLTDVEGLYSAWPDKSSLVSTINDVALEALLPTLESGMVPKMEACLRAVRGGVPQAHVVDGRVPHCLLLEIFTDTGIGTLVTPKLVR; translated from the coding sequence ATGAACAACCTGGACAATCTCTCCCTAACCCCCGCCCAGAAGGCGAGCGTCCTGCTGGAGGCCATGCCCTGGCTGGAGCGCTTCACCGGCGCGGTGGTGGTGATCAAGTTCGGCGGCAACGCCATGGTGGACGAGGACCTGGAGCGGGCCTTCGCCCGCGACGTGGTCTTCCTGCGCCAAATGGGCCTGCGCCCGGTGGTGGTGCACGGCGGCGGTCCGCAGATCAACGCGATGCTGCAGCGGCTGGGCCTGGAGGCTGAGTTCCGGGGCGGCCTGCGCGTGACCACGCCCGAGGTGATGGACGTGGTGCGCATGGTGCTGACCGGCCAGGTGCAGCGCCGCCTGGTCTCTTTGCTCAACGAGCACCTGCCGGTGGCGGTGGGCATCAGCGGCGAGGACGGCGGCCTGCTGCGGGCCCGCCAGCGGATGGCAGAGGTGGACGGCGAGAGCGTGGACGTCGGCCTGGTGGGCGACGTGGTGGAGGTCAACCCGGCCGCCGTGCTGGAGCTGCTGGAGGCGGGCCGCATCCCGGTGATCTCCTCGATCGCCCCGCTGTCCACGGACCCGACCACGGTGCTGAACGTGAACGCTGACACCGCCGCCGCCTCCCTGGCGGTGGCGCTGAAGGCACGCAAGCTGCTGATGCTCACCGACGTGGAGGGCCTGTACTCGGCGTGGCCGGACAAGTCCTCGCTGGTCTCCACGATCAACGACGTGGCCCTGGAGGCGCTGCTGCCGACCTTGGAGTCCGGCATGGTGCCCAAGATGGAGGCCTGCCTGCGGGCGGTTCGCGGCGGGGTGCCGCAGGCGCACGTGGTGGACGGCCGCGTGCCCCACTGCCTGCTGCTGGAGATCTTCACCGACACCGGCATCGGCACCCTCGTTACCCCGAAGTTGGTGCGCTAG
- a CDS encoding acetylornithine transaminase: MGKDLLDDAPPAAPCQPAAAPGARDVARRHADALLNTFGQVKAALVGGEGSYLFDAAGKRYLDLLGGIAVSCLGHGHPALVEAISAQAASMIHTSNFFATPAQVELAEELLRLSLPPELCATSRVFLSNSGTEANEAALKLALRHGGQARPRLVALQGAFHGRSTGALSLTHKEAYRAPFAPFAREVTFVAPDDAEELARELGRRDVAAVFAEPIQGERGVVALSHDYLRAARRLCSEHGALLVVDEVQTGSYRTGAFLAHHAAGITPDVITLAKSLGGGVPIGATIAVGEPVCSLLGPGSHGSTFGGNPLAAAAALAVLGTVQREGLAARIGELSRRWSRDLAALSGVAQVRAYGLLIAVELEQGADGPSSADVAAALMEAGFIVNAVTPTALRLAPPYTLSDAEADSFTRALGHILTTQAKNSALPAAGNEVGAAGGTSSTEEKR; encoded by the coding sequence GTGGGCAAGGATTTGCTGGACGACGCTCCGCCCGCCGCCCCCTGCCAGCCCGCCGCTGCGCCCGGGGCGCGGGACGTGGCGCGGCGCCACGCGGACGCACTGCTCAACACCTTCGGGCAGGTCAAGGCCGCCCTGGTGGGCGGCGAGGGCAGCTACCTGTTCGACGCCGCAGGCAAGCGCTACCTGGACCTGCTGGGCGGCATCGCGGTTTCCTGCCTGGGCCACGGCCACCCGGCCCTGGTGGAGGCGATCAGCGCGCAGGCGGCCAGCATGATCCACACCTCCAACTTCTTTGCCACCCCCGCGCAGGTGGAGCTGGCGGAGGAGCTGCTGCGGCTGAGCCTGCCGCCCGAGCTGTGCGCCACCAGCCGGGTCTTCCTGTCCAACTCCGGCACGGAGGCCAACGAGGCGGCCCTGAAGCTGGCGCTGCGCCACGGCGGCCAGGCCCGCCCGCGCCTGGTGGCGCTGCAGGGCGCCTTCCACGGCCGCTCCACCGGCGCGCTCAGCCTCACCCACAAGGAGGCCTACCGCGCCCCGTTCGCGCCCTTCGCCCGCGAGGTAACCTTTGTTGCCCCGGACGACGCGGAGGAGCTGGCGCGGGAGCTGGGGCGCAGGGACGTGGCGGCCGTCTTCGCCGAGCCCATCCAGGGCGAACGCGGGGTGGTGGCCCTGAGCCACGACTACCTGCGCGCGGCCCGCCGCCTGTGCAGCGAGCACGGCGCCCTGCTGGTAGTGGACGAGGTGCAGACCGGCTCCTACCGCACCGGCGCCTTCCTGGCCCACCACGCCGCCGGCATCACCCCGGACGTGATCACCCTAGCCAAGTCGCTGGGCGGGGGAGTGCCGATCGGCGCCACCATCGCGGTGGGGGAGCCGGTCTGTTCCCTGCTGGGCCCGGGCAGCCACGGCTCCACCTTCGGCGGCAACCCCCTGGCCGCAGCCGCGGCCCTGGCCGTGCTCGGCACCGTGCAACGCGAGGGGCTGGCGGCGCGCATCGGCGAGCTCTCGCGGCGCTGGAGCCGGGACCTGGCCGCCCTGAGCGGGGTGGCGCAGGTGCGCGCCTACGGCCTGCTGATCGCGGTCGAACTGGAGCAGGGCGCGGACGGCCCAAGCTCGGCGGACGTGGCGGCAGCGCTCATGGAGGCCGGCTTCATCGTCAACGCCGTCACACCCACGGCCCTGCGCCTGGCACCCCCCTACACCCTGAGCGACGCGGAGGCCGATTCCTTCACCCGCGCGCTCGGCCACATACTGACCACCCAAGCGAAGAACTCCGCGCTCCCCGCCGCAGGCAACGAGGTGGGGGCGGCGGGAGGAACGTCGTCCACCGAGGAGAAAAGATGA
- a CDS encoding arginine repressor, whose translation MNTTARSRTGRHAAITRLIETADISSQEQLRELLAAQGINATQATLSRDLVDLGAMKVRTADGTSAYRLPSEGVTGQPGRALPAIGESADARLARWCSDLLAEAQVALNQVVLHTPAGAAQLLASALDRGVIPEVLGCVAGDDTVLVICTGEQEAKDLCEYLLRLAGRAESNLSTQVLGSAAAQGGAGEA comes from the coding sequence ATGAACACCACGGCACGATCGCGAACCGGCCGCCACGCCGCCATCACCCGCCTGATTGAGACGGCGGATATCTCCTCGCAGGAACAGCTGCGGGAGCTGCTGGCCGCCCAGGGCATCAACGCCACGCAGGCCACGCTCTCGCGTGACCTGGTGGACCTGGGCGCCATGAAGGTGCGCACAGCGGACGGCACCTCCGCCTACCGCCTGCCCTCGGAGGGCGTCACCGGGCAGCCCGGTCGGGCGCTGCCCGCCATCGGAGAGAGCGCCGACGCGCGGCTGGCCCGCTGGTGCTCCGACCTCCTGGCGGAGGCGCAGGTGGCGCTCAACCAGGTGGTGCTGCACACCCCGGCCGGCGCCGCCCAGCTGCTGGCCTCCGCCCTGGACCGTGGCGTCATCCCCGAGGTGCTGGGCTGCGTGGCGGGAGACGACACCGTGCTCGTCATCTGCACGGGCGAGCAGGAAGCCAAGGACCTGTGCGAGTATCTGCTGCGCCTGGCCGGACGCGCCGAATCCAACCTCTCCACCCAGGTACTGGGCTCTGCGGCAGCGCAGGGCGGGGCGGGTGAGGCCTAG